In the genome of bacterium, the window GGGCCAGATACCCGGACGGATGACGGGCCGTCATCCGAGAGCGTCCGAGATCCCCCGAACGATGGGCGCCATCGACTTGACGGGTCTGGTAAAATAGATTGGTATTATTCATGAGTTATCGCGCCCGGTCAGCCGGGTTACTGATCGTCGGTTTCATGGTCGTGGCCGTCGCGGGGCTCGCTCCTGTCGGGGTGACCGTCGCGTCGCCGGGAACTGTTTCTTCACCGCAGAACTGCCCCGTCTCCGTTCCCATCTTGGTCGTGGGGGGAACCCCCAGCGGCGTCGCGGCCGCGGTCGCAGCGGCTCGGTTGGGGACCCGGG includes:
- a CDS encoding FAD-dependent oxidoreductase → MSYRARSAGLLIVGFMVVAVAGLAPVGVTVASPGTVSSPQNCPVSVPILVVGGTPSGVAAAVAAARLGTRVVLTEARPYLGGDLTGSMLNMFDMDFGPNGIHLARGIFMDIYSQLGMT